The following are from one region of the Sciurus carolinensis chromosome 5, mSciCar1.2, whole genome shotgun sequence genome:
- the Rasgef1a gene encoding ras-GEF domain-containing family member 1A isoform X2: protein MCYTGDKALHSDWRKIEKDLETMPQTSVVFSSILGPSCSGQVQPGMGERGGGASSGSGDLIFQDGRLISGSLEALMEHLVPTVDYYPDRTYIFTFLLSSRVFMPPHDLLARVGQICLEQRQQLEAGPEKAKLKSFSAKIVQLLKEWTEAFPYDFQDEKAMAELKAIAHRVTQCDEENGTVKKAITQMIQSLLLSLATRSQLQELREKLRPPAVDKGPVLKAKPPAAQKDILGVCCDPLVLAQQLTHIELERVSSIHPEDLMQIISHMDSLDNHRCRGDMTKTYSLEAYDNWFNCLSMLVATEVCRVVKKKHRTRMLEFFIDVARECFNIGNFNSMMAIISGMNLSPVARLKKTWSKVKTAKFDVLEHHMDPSSNFCNYRTALQGATQRSQMANSSREKIVIPVFNLFVKDIYFLHKIHTNHLPNGHINFKKFWEISRQIHEFMTWTQVECPFEKDKKIQSYLLTAPIYSEEGPLSLTEPEGVDAACTYWMKHMHKPSLNLD, encoded by the exons GAAACTATGCCCCAGACATCTGTGGTCTTCTCCAGCATCCTTGGGCCCAGCTGTAGTGGACAGGTGCAACCCGGCATGGGGGAGCGGGGAGGTGGGGCCAGCAGTGGCTCTGGGGACCTCATCTTCCAAGATGGACGCCTCATCTCCGGGTCCCTGGAAGCCTTGATGGAGCACCTGGTCCCCACGGTGGACTATTACCCTGAT AGGACATACATCTTCACATTCCTCCTGAGCTCCCGGGTCTTTATGCCCCCTCATGACCTGCTGGCCCGTGTGGGGCAGATCTGCCTGGAGCAAAGGCAGCAACTGGAAGCTGGACCTGAGAAG GCCAAGCTAAAGTCCTTCTCCGCCAAGATTGTACAGCTCCTGAAGGAGTGGACAGAGGCCTTCCCCTATGACTTCCAGGATGAGAAGGCTATGGCGGAGCTGAAGGCCATTGCTCACCGTGTCACCCAGTGTGATGAG GAGAATGGCACAGTAAAGAAGGCCATCACCCAGATGATACAGAGCCTGCTGCTATCCCTGGCCACTCGGAGCCAGCTCCAAGAGCTGCGGGAGAAACTCCGGCCACCAGCTGTGGACAAAGGGCCCGTCCTCAAGGCCAAGCCACCAGCTGCACAGAAGGACATCCTGGGCGTGTGCTGTGACCCCCTGGTGCTGGCCCAGCAGCTGACCCACATCGAGCTG GAGAGGGTCAGCAGCATTCACCCTGAGGACCTGATGCAGATCATCAGCCACATGGACTCCTTGGACAACCACAGG TGCCGAGGGGACATGACCAAGACCTACAGCCTGGAGGCCTATGACAACTGGTTCAACTGCCTGAGTATGCTGGTGGCTACTGAGGTGTGCCGG GTGGTTAAGAAGAAGCACCGGACCCGCATGCTGGAGTTTTTCATTGATGTGGCCCGAGAGTGTTTCAACATTGGAAACTTCAACTCCATGATGGCCATCATTT CTGGCATGAACCTCAGTCCAGTGGCTCGGCTGAAGAAAACATGGTCCAAAGTCAAGACGGCCAAGTTTGACGTCTTGGAG CACCACATGGACCCATCCAGCAACTTCTGTAACTACCGCACTGCCCTGCAGGGGGCCACACAGAGGTCCCAGATGGCCAATAGCAGCCGTGAGAAGATTGTCATCCCTGTGTTCAACCTCTTTGTTAAGGACATCTATTTCCTGCACAAAATCCACACCAACCATCTACCCAATGGGCACATTAACTTTAAG AAATTTTGGGAGATCTCCAGACAGATCCATGAGTTCATGACATGGACACAGGTAGAGTGTCCCTTTGAGAAGGACAAGAAGATTCAGAGTTACCTTCTTACAGCACCCATCTACAGTGAGGAAG GACCACTCTCCTTAACAGAGCCTGAGGGTGTGGATGCAGCCTGCACATACTGGATGAAGCACATGCACAAACCAAGTTTAAATCTTGATTGA
- the Rasgef1a gene encoding ras-GEF domain-containing family member 1A isoform X4 — translation MPQTSVVFSSILGPSCSGQVQPGMGERGGGASSGSGDLIFQDGRLISGSLEALMEHLVPTVDYYPDRTYIFTFLLSSRVFMPPHDLLARVGQICLEQRQQLEAGPEKAKLKSFSAKIVQLLKEWTEAFPYDFQDEKAMAELKAIAHRVTQCDEENGTVKKAITQMIQSLLLSLATRSQLQELREKLRPPAVDKGPVLKAKPPAAQKDILGVCCDPLVLAQQLTHIELERVSSIHPEDLMQIISHMDSLDNHRCRGDMTKTYSLEAYDNWFNCLSMLVATEVCRVVKKKHRTRMLEFFIDVARECFNIGNFNSMMAIISGMNLSPVARLKKTWSKVKTAKFDVLEHHMDPSSNFCNYRTALQGATQRSQMANSSREKIVIPVFNLFVKDIYFLHKIHTNHLPNGHINFKKFWEISRQIHEFMTWTQVECPFEKDKKIQSYLLTAPIYSEEALFIASFESEGPENHMEKDSWKALRTTLLNRA, via the exons ATGCCCCAGACATCTGTGGTCTTCTCCAGCATCCTTGGGCCCAGCTGTAGTGGACAGGTGCAACCCGGCATGGGGGAGCGGGGAGGTGGGGCCAGCAGTGGCTCTGGGGACCTCATCTTCCAAGATGGACGCCTCATCTCCGGGTCCCTGGAAGCCTTGATGGAGCACCTGGTCCCCACGGTGGACTATTACCCTGAT AGGACATACATCTTCACATTCCTCCTGAGCTCCCGGGTCTTTATGCCCCCTCATGACCTGCTGGCCCGTGTGGGGCAGATCTGCCTGGAGCAAAGGCAGCAACTGGAAGCTGGACCTGAGAAG GCCAAGCTAAAGTCCTTCTCCGCCAAGATTGTACAGCTCCTGAAGGAGTGGACAGAGGCCTTCCCCTATGACTTCCAGGATGAGAAGGCTATGGCGGAGCTGAAGGCCATTGCTCACCGTGTCACCCAGTGTGATGAG GAGAATGGCACAGTAAAGAAGGCCATCACCCAGATGATACAGAGCCTGCTGCTATCCCTGGCCACTCGGAGCCAGCTCCAAGAGCTGCGGGAGAAACTCCGGCCACCAGCTGTGGACAAAGGGCCCGTCCTCAAGGCCAAGCCACCAGCTGCACAGAAGGACATCCTGGGCGTGTGCTGTGACCCCCTGGTGCTGGCCCAGCAGCTGACCCACATCGAGCTG GAGAGGGTCAGCAGCATTCACCCTGAGGACCTGATGCAGATCATCAGCCACATGGACTCCTTGGACAACCACAGG TGCCGAGGGGACATGACCAAGACCTACAGCCTGGAGGCCTATGACAACTGGTTCAACTGCCTGAGTATGCTGGTGGCTACTGAGGTGTGCCGG GTGGTTAAGAAGAAGCACCGGACCCGCATGCTGGAGTTTTTCATTGATGTGGCCCGAGAGTGTTTCAACATTGGAAACTTCAACTCCATGATGGCCATCATTT CTGGCATGAACCTCAGTCCAGTGGCTCGGCTGAAGAAAACATGGTCCAAAGTCAAGACGGCCAAGTTTGACGTCTTGGAG CACCACATGGACCCATCCAGCAACTTCTGTAACTACCGCACTGCCCTGCAGGGGGCCACACAGAGGTCCCAGATGGCCAATAGCAGCCGTGAGAAGATTGTCATCCCTGTGTTCAACCTCTTTGTTAAGGACATCTATTTCCTGCACAAAATCCACACCAACCATCTACCCAATGGGCACATTAACTTTAAG AAATTTTGGGAGATCTCCAGACAGATCCATGAGTTCATGACATGGACACAGGTAGAGTGTCCCTTTGAGAAGGACAAGAAGATTCAGAGTTACCTTCTTACAGCACCCATCTACAGTGAGGAAG CTCTCTTCATCGCCTCCTTTGAGAGTGAAGGTCCTGAGAACCATATGGAAAAGGACAGCTGGAAGGCCCTCAG GACCACTCTCCTTAACAGAGCCTGA
- the Rasgef1a gene encoding ras-GEF domain-containing family member 1A isoform X1, which translates to MCYTGDKALHSDWRKIEKDLETMPQTSVVFSSILGPSCSGQVQPGMGERGGGASSGSGDLIFQDGRLISGSLEALMEHLVPTVDYYPDRTYIFTFLLSSRVFMPPHDLLARVGQICLEQRQQLEAGPEKAKLKSFSAKIVQLLKEWTEAFPYDFQDEKAMAELKAIAHRVTQCDEENGTVKKAITQMIQSLLLSLATRSQLQELREKLRPPAVDKGPVLKAKPPAAQKDILGVCCDPLVLAQQLTHIELERVSSIHPEDLMQIISHMDSLDNHRCRGDMTKTYSLEAYDNWFNCLSMLVATEVCRVVKKKHRTRMLEFFIDVARECFNIGNFNSMMAIISGMNLSPVARLKKTWSKVKTAKFDVLEHHMDPSSNFCNYRTALQGATQRSQMANSSREKIVIPVFNLFVKDIYFLHKIHTNHLPNGHINFKKFWEISRQIHEFMTWTQVECPFEKDKKIQSYLLTAPIYSEEALFIASFESEGPENHMEKDSWKALRTTLLNRA; encoded by the exons GAAACTATGCCCCAGACATCTGTGGTCTTCTCCAGCATCCTTGGGCCCAGCTGTAGTGGACAGGTGCAACCCGGCATGGGGGAGCGGGGAGGTGGGGCCAGCAGTGGCTCTGGGGACCTCATCTTCCAAGATGGACGCCTCATCTCCGGGTCCCTGGAAGCCTTGATGGAGCACCTGGTCCCCACGGTGGACTATTACCCTGAT AGGACATACATCTTCACATTCCTCCTGAGCTCCCGGGTCTTTATGCCCCCTCATGACCTGCTGGCCCGTGTGGGGCAGATCTGCCTGGAGCAAAGGCAGCAACTGGAAGCTGGACCTGAGAAG GCCAAGCTAAAGTCCTTCTCCGCCAAGATTGTACAGCTCCTGAAGGAGTGGACAGAGGCCTTCCCCTATGACTTCCAGGATGAGAAGGCTATGGCGGAGCTGAAGGCCATTGCTCACCGTGTCACCCAGTGTGATGAG GAGAATGGCACAGTAAAGAAGGCCATCACCCAGATGATACAGAGCCTGCTGCTATCCCTGGCCACTCGGAGCCAGCTCCAAGAGCTGCGGGAGAAACTCCGGCCACCAGCTGTGGACAAAGGGCCCGTCCTCAAGGCCAAGCCACCAGCTGCACAGAAGGACATCCTGGGCGTGTGCTGTGACCCCCTGGTGCTGGCCCAGCAGCTGACCCACATCGAGCTG GAGAGGGTCAGCAGCATTCACCCTGAGGACCTGATGCAGATCATCAGCCACATGGACTCCTTGGACAACCACAGG TGCCGAGGGGACATGACCAAGACCTACAGCCTGGAGGCCTATGACAACTGGTTCAACTGCCTGAGTATGCTGGTGGCTACTGAGGTGTGCCGG GTGGTTAAGAAGAAGCACCGGACCCGCATGCTGGAGTTTTTCATTGATGTGGCCCGAGAGTGTTTCAACATTGGAAACTTCAACTCCATGATGGCCATCATTT CTGGCATGAACCTCAGTCCAGTGGCTCGGCTGAAGAAAACATGGTCCAAAGTCAAGACGGCCAAGTTTGACGTCTTGGAG CACCACATGGACCCATCCAGCAACTTCTGTAACTACCGCACTGCCCTGCAGGGGGCCACACAGAGGTCCCAGATGGCCAATAGCAGCCGTGAGAAGATTGTCATCCCTGTGTTCAACCTCTTTGTTAAGGACATCTATTTCCTGCACAAAATCCACACCAACCATCTACCCAATGGGCACATTAACTTTAAG AAATTTTGGGAGATCTCCAGACAGATCCATGAGTTCATGACATGGACACAGGTAGAGTGTCCCTTTGAGAAGGACAAGAAGATTCAGAGTTACCTTCTTACAGCACCCATCTACAGTGAGGAAG CTCTCTTCATCGCCTCCTTTGAGAGTGAAGGTCCTGAGAACCATATGGAAAAGGACAGCTGGAAGGCCCTCAG GACCACTCTCCTTAACAGAGCCTGA
- the Rasgef1a gene encoding ras-GEF domain-containing family member 1A isoform X5 yields MCYTGDKALHSDWRKIEKDLETMPQTSVVFSSILGPSCSGQVQPGMGERGGGASSGSGDLIFQDGRLISGSLEALMEHLVPTVDYYPDRTYIFTFLLSSRVFMPPHDLLARVGQICLEQRQQLEAGPEKENGTVKKAITQMIQSLLLSLATRSQLQELREKLRPPAVDKGPVLKAKPPAAQKDILGVCCDPLVLAQQLTHIELERVSSIHPEDLMQIISHMDSLDNHRCRGDMTKTYSLEAYDNWFNCLSMLVATEVCRVVKKKHRTRMLEFFIDVARECFNIGNFNSMMAIISGMNLSPVARLKKTWSKVKTAKFDVLEHHMDPSSNFCNYRTALQGATQRSQMANSSREKIVIPVFNLFVKDIYFLHKIHTNHLPNGHINFKKFWEISRQIHEFMTWTQVECPFEKDKKIQSYLLTAPIYSEEALFIASFESEGPENHMEKDSWKALRTTLLNRA; encoded by the exons GAAACTATGCCCCAGACATCTGTGGTCTTCTCCAGCATCCTTGGGCCCAGCTGTAGTGGACAGGTGCAACCCGGCATGGGGGAGCGGGGAGGTGGGGCCAGCAGTGGCTCTGGGGACCTCATCTTCCAAGATGGACGCCTCATCTCCGGGTCCCTGGAAGCCTTGATGGAGCACCTGGTCCCCACGGTGGACTATTACCCTGAT AGGACATACATCTTCACATTCCTCCTGAGCTCCCGGGTCTTTATGCCCCCTCATGACCTGCTGGCCCGTGTGGGGCAGATCTGCCTGGAGCAAAGGCAGCAACTGGAAGCTGGACCTGAGAAG GAGAATGGCACAGTAAAGAAGGCCATCACCCAGATGATACAGAGCCTGCTGCTATCCCTGGCCACTCGGAGCCAGCTCCAAGAGCTGCGGGAGAAACTCCGGCCACCAGCTGTGGACAAAGGGCCCGTCCTCAAGGCCAAGCCACCAGCTGCACAGAAGGACATCCTGGGCGTGTGCTGTGACCCCCTGGTGCTGGCCCAGCAGCTGACCCACATCGAGCTG GAGAGGGTCAGCAGCATTCACCCTGAGGACCTGATGCAGATCATCAGCCACATGGACTCCTTGGACAACCACAGG TGCCGAGGGGACATGACCAAGACCTACAGCCTGGAGGCCTATGACAACTGGTTCAACTGCCTGAGTATGCTGGTGGCTACTGAGGTGTGCCGG GTGGTTAAGAAGAAGCACCGGACCCGCATGCTGGAGTTTTTCATTGATGTGGCCCGAGAGTGTTTCAACATTGGAAACTTCAACTCCATGATGGCCATCATTT CTGGCATGAACCTCAGTCCAGTGGCTCGGCTGAAGAAAACATGGTCCAAAGTCAAGACGGCCAAGTTTGACGTCTTGGAG CACCACATGGACCCATCCAGCAACTTCTGTAACTACCGCACTGCCCTGCAGGGGGCCACACAGAGGTCCCAGATGGCCAATAGCAGCCGTGAGAAGATTGTCATCCCTGTGTTCAACCTCTTTGTTAAGGACATCTATTTCCTGCACAAAATCCACACCAACCATCTACCCAATGGGCACATTAACTTTAAG AAATTTTGGGAGATCTCCAGACAGATCCATGAGTTCATGACATGGACACAGGTAGAGTGTCCCTTTGAGAAGGACAAGAAGATTCAGAGTTACCTTCTTACAGCACCCATCTACAGTGAGGAAG CTCTCTTCATCGCCTCCTTTGAGAGTGAAGGTCCTGAGAACCATATGGAAAAGGACAGCTGGAAGGCCCTCAG GACCACTCTCCTTAACAGAGCCTGA
- the Rasgef1a gene encoding ras-GEF domain-containing family member 1A isoform X3: protein METMPQTSVVFSSILGPSCSGQVQPGMGERGGGASSGSGDLIFQDGRLISGSLEALMEHLVPTVDYYPDRTYIFTFLLSSRVFMPPHDLLARVGQICLEQRQQLEAGPEKAKLKSFSAKIVQLLKEWTEAFPYDFQDEKAMAELKAIAHRVTQCDEENGTVKKAITQMIQSLLLSLATRSQLQELREKLRPPAVDKGPVLKAKPPAAQKDILGVCCDPLVLAQQLTHIELERVSSIHPEDLMQIISHMDSLDNHRCRGDMTKTYSLEAYDNWFNCLSMLVATEVCRVVKKKHRTRMLEFFIDVARECFNIGNFNSMMAIISGMNLSPVARLKKTWSKVKTAKFDVLEHHMDPSSNFCNYRTALQGATQRSQMANSSREKIVIPVFNLFVKDIYFLHKIHTNHLPNGHINFKKFWEISRQIHEFMTWTQVECPFEKDKKIQSYLLTAPIYSEEALFIASFESEGPENHMEKDSWKALRTTLLNRA from the exons GAAACTATGCCCCAGACATCTGTGGTCTTCTCCAGCATCCTTGGGCCCAGCTGTAGTGGACAGGTGCAACCCGGCATGGGGGAGCGGGGAGGTGGGGCCAGCAGTGGCTCTGGGGACCTCATCTTCCAAGATGGACGCCTCATCTCCGGGTCCCTGGAAGCCTTGATGGAGCACCTGGTCCCCACGGTGGACTATTACCCTGAT AGGACATACATCTTCACATTCCTCCTGAGCTCCCGGGTCTTTATGCCCCCTCATGACCTGCTGGCCCGTGTGGGGCAGATCTGCCTGGAGCAAAGGCAGCAACTGGAAGCTGGACCTGAGAAG GCCAAGCTAAAGTCCTTCTCCGCCAAGATTGTACAGCTCCTGAAGGAGTGGACAGAGGCCTTCCCCTATGACTTCCAGGATGAGAAGGCTATGGCGGAGCTGAAGGCCATTGCTCACCGTGTCACCCAGTGTGATGAG GAGAATGGCACAGTAAAGAAGGCCATCACCCAGATGATACAGAGCCTGCTGCTATCCCTGGCCACTCGGAGCCAGCTCCAAGAGCTGCGGGAGAAACTCCGGCCACCAGCTGTGGACAAAGGGCCCGTCCTCAAGGCCAAGCCACCAGCTGCACAGAAGGACATCCTGGGCGTGTGCTGTGACCCCCTGGTGCTGGCCCAGCAGCTGACCCACATCGAGCTG GAGAGGGTCAGCAGCATTCACCCTGAGGACCTGATGCAGATCATCAGCCACATGGACTCCTTGGACAACCACAGG TGCCGAGGGGACATGACCAAGACCTACAGCCTGGAGGCCTATGACAACTGGTTCAACTGCCTGAGTATGCTGGTGGCTACTGAGGTGTGCCGG GTGGTTAAGAAGAAGCACCGGACCCGCATGCTGGAGTTTTTCATTGATGTGGCCCGAGAGTGTTTCAACATTGGAAACTTCAACTCCATGATGGCCATCATTT CTGGCATGAACCTCAGTCCAGTGGCTCGGCTGAAGAAAACATGGTCCAAAGTCAAGACGGCCAAGTTTGACGTCTTGGAG CACCACATGGACCCATCCAGCAACTTCTGTAACTACCGCACTGCCCTGCAGGGGGCCACACAGAGGTCCCAGATGGCCAATAGCAGCCGTGAGAAGATTGTCATCCCTGTGTTCAACCTCTTTGTTAAGGACATCTATTTCCTGCACAAAATCCACACCAACCATCTACCCAATGGGCACATTAACTTTAAG AAATTTTGGGAGATCTCCAGACAGATCCATGAGTTCATGACATGGACACAGGTAGAGTGTCCCTTTGAGAAGGACAAGAAGATTCAGAGTTACCTTCTTACAGCACCCATCTACAGTGAGGAAG CTCTCTTCATCGCCTCCTTTGAGAGTGAAGGTCCTGAGAACCATATGGAAAAGGACAGCTGGAAGGCCCTCAG GACCACTCTCCTTAACAGAGCCTGA